Proteins encoded in a region of the Brevefilum fermentans genome:
- a CDS encoding indolepyruvate ferredoxin oxidoreductase subunit alpha — MPHIITSLCVREGSCATVCPVECIIPGKPQDEWPLFYIDPSTCIDCGACVSECPFDAIFPEDDVPARFIARGDEVQSMPKGTPGFDLPYDGFDYEGNPVHLDYTRLLVEGEEVDLTRDIQANYDYFQKGPGYRSLTQN, encoded by the coding sequence ATGCCCCATATTATCACAAGTCTGTGTGTGCGCGAAGGTAGCTGCGCCACCGTATGCCCCGTAGAATGCATCATCCCCGGCAAGCCCCAGGATGAGTGGCCCTTGTTCTATATTGACCCATCAACATGTATCGACTGCGGCGCCTGTGTCTCCGAATGTCCCTTTGATGCGATTTTCCCAGAAGATGACGTTCCAGCAAGGTTTATCGCCCGCGGCGATGAGGTGCAATCCATGCCAAAGGGAACGCCTGGATTTGATCTACCCTACGATGGTTTTGATTATGAGGGAAATCCAGTTCACCTTGATTACACCCGCCTGCTCGTTGAGGGCGAGGAAGTTGATCTTACCAGGGATATTCAAGCCAATTATGATTATTTTCAAAAAGGTCCGGGGTATCGCTCGCTTACGCAGAATTGA
- a CDS encoding DMT family transporter, with product MSSAPIALQLYLMQTSDLRFKQYQPVLATTSGIFFVSTASIFIRFAQQEASSIVIAATRMVIASLVLIPVAWIRHCPEWQSLSRAELFKGSLAGLFLALHFAAWISSLELTSIASSVVLVTTTPLWVALLSPFILKEPIRRSVLLGLLISIAGGVVVGLGHACQLIHGEFVCQVQTFDRQNLLGNFLALFGAWMAAGYMIIGRQLRKKLNTISYTALVYGVSALLLVILALIEAEPVLSYSGITYVWLIALGVFPQLLGHSLLNWALKHISATYVALTLLGEPIGTIILAMIFLKERPTLLEAVGSVLIMVGIVIGSIRRVKRINGVEPAP from the coding sequence ATGTCAAGTGCGCCGATTGCATTACAATTATACCTGATGCAAACTTCAGACTTGCGATTTAAGCAATACCAGCCTGTGTTGGCAACAACTTCAGGGATTTTTTTCGTCTCGACGGCGTCGATTTTTATCCGCTTTGCTCAGCAAGAAGCTTCATCGATTGTAATTGCTGCAACAAGGATGGTGATTGCCAGTTTAGTGTTGATACCCGTCGCCTGGATCCGCCACTGCCCGGAGTGGCAAAGCCTTTCACGCGCAGAGCTGTTCAAAGGAAGCCTGGCGGGCTTATTCTTGGCGCTGCATTTTGCTGCATGGATCAGCTCTTTAGAACTCACATCGATTGCCAGCTCAGTGGTGCTGGTGACCACCACGCCGTTGTGGGTGGCTTTGCTTTCGCCCTTTATTTTGAAAGAGCCAATCCGAAGATCGGTGCTGCTTGGATTGCTGATCTCGATTGCTGGCGGCGTTGTCGTAGGGCTCGGGCATGCATGCCAGTTGATACATGGCGAATTTGTTTGCCAGGTCCAAACCTTCGACAGACAAAACCTGTTGGGTAATTTCTTGGCTTTGTTTGGCGCCTGGATGGCGGCCGGGTATATGATCATTGGCCGCCAATTAAGAAAAAAATTGAACACGATCTCTTATACTGCGCTGGTGTATGGTGTTTCCGCGCTCCTTTTGGTAATCCTGGCATTGATTGAGGCAGAGCCGGTCCTGTCTTATTCAGGCATAACATACGTATGGTTGATTGCGTTGGGAGTCTTCCCCCAATTGCTGGGACATTCGCTATTAAACTGGGCTTTGAAACACATCTCAGCCACCTATGTTGCCCTGACTTTACTGGGTGAGCCGATTGGAACGATTATCCTGGCGATGATCTTCCTTAAAGAAAGACCCACGCTCCTGGAAGCTGTGGGGTCTGTATTAATTATGGTTGGAATTGTGATCGGGTCAATCCGTCGTGTGAAACGGATCAATGGGGTAGAACCCGCCCCTTAG
- the malQ gene encoding 4-alpha-glucanotransferase has product MELNRASGVILHPTSLPSPDGIGDLGPDAYRWTDFLSRSGCQLWQVLPLGPTGYADSPYQCFSAFAGNPYLISATILLDQGLLAKTDLRDRPNFPLEEVDYGPVIQWKIKLLQRSFDHFRKTASSGLKAEFEKFKDTCKDWLAPYTIFMAIKQTRGGGSWSEWPEPLRKREQKALARFAKDSQEAIEFQSYQQFIFHRQWAALRDYAHEKGIRIIGDIPIFVAYDSADVWMNKDLFYLDEEGYPEVVAGVPPDYFSATGQLWGNPLYKWDVHQADGYQWWLSRLKAVLSQVDIVRLDHFRGFEAYWEVPFGNENAVIGRWVKGPGEGFLDVVKEQLGELPIIAEDLGVITEPVLKMRDKYNLPGMKILQFAFASDPDDDFLPHNYPLNCVAYTGTHDNNTTRGWYESAPEREQDFCRRYLARSGHDIAWSMIRALWGSVADWVLAPMQDVLSLGSWARMNFPGTSSGNWIWRMHPDAISESITQRLHETNYLYGRLPQAEKDAIYKAFLEDTKGRVLPH; this is encoded by the coding sequence ATGGAACTAAATCGCGCCTCGGGAGTTATCCTCCACCCTACCAGCCTGCCCAGCCCAGACGGCATTGGTGATCTGGGCCCTGATGCCTACCGCTGGACTGATTTTCTAAGTCGGTCTGGATGCCAATTGTGGCAGGTTTTGCCCTTAGGTCCTACAGGTTACGCAGATTCACCCTACCAGTGCTTTTCTGCTTTTGCAGGGAATCCATACCTGATCAGCGCGACCATATTGCTCGACCAGGGCTTGCTAGCCAAAACAGACCTGAGGGATAGGCCCAACTTTCCACTTGAAGAGGTTGATTATGGGCCTGTGATCCAATGGAAGATTAAATTATTACAACGGAGCTTTGATCACTTTAGGAAAACAGCCAGCTCTGGTCTTAAAGCCGAATTTGAGAAATTCAAAGATACCTGTAAAGATTGGTTGGCTCCCTATACGATTTTTATGGCGATCAAACAAACCCGGGGTGGTGGTTCCTGGAGTGAATGGCCCGAACCTTTGAGAAAACGAGAGCAAAAAGCATTAGCCAGGTTCGCAAAGGATTCTCAGGAAGCCATCGAATTTCAATCCTATCAACAATTTATTTTCCATCGTCAATGGGCAGCATTGAGAGATTATGCTCACGAAAAGGGCATCCGCATAATTGGTGACATCCCGATCTTTGTCGCCTATGATAGCGCCGATGTTTGGATGAATAAAGACCTGTTTTACCTGGATGAAGAAGGCTATCCGGAGGTGGTGGCTGGTGTTCCTCCCGATTATTTTTCGGCAACCGGACAATTGTGGGGTAACCCGCTATATAAATGGGATGTCCATCAAGCTGATGGGTATCAATGGTGGCTTTCCCGTTTGAAAGCGGTGTTATCGCAGGTTGATATTGTCCGACTGGATCACTTCAGGGGATTCGAAGCCTACTGGGAGGTACCTTTCGGTAACGAAAATGCTGTTATCGGTCGCTGGGTAAAAGGCCCGGGCGAAGGATTCCTTGATGTGGTCAAAGAGCAATTAGGTGAACTGCCCATCATCGCCGAAGATCTGGGCGTGATCACAGAGCCGGTCCTAAAAATGCGCGATAAATACAATCTGCCCGGAATGAAAATCCTTCAGTTCGCCTTTGCATCCGATCCGGATGACGACTTCCTGCCTCATAATTATCCGTTGAATTGTGTCGCCTACACCGGCACCCACGACAATAACACAACCCGGGGTTGGTATGAGTCGGCACCCGAACGAGAACAGGACTTCTGTCGGCGTTACCTGGCGCGCTCCGGTCATGATATTGCCTGGTCGATGATTAGGGCTCTGTGGGGTTCGGTGGCTGACTGGGTTTTAGCGCCCATGCAGGATGTTCTCAGCCTGGGCTCCTGGGCTAGGATGAACTTCCCGGGCACATCTTCCGGAAATTGGATCTGGCGGATGCACCCTGATGCCATCTCTGAGAGCATAACCCAACGACTACACGAAACCAATTACCTCTACGGGCGATTGCCGCAAGCCGAAAAGGACGCCATCTACAAAGCATTTTTGGAAGATACTAAGGGGCGGGTTCTACCCCATTGA